Part of the Woronichinia naegeliana WA131 genome, TAATCCTAATCCTAATCCTAATCCTAATCCTAATCCTAATCCTAATCCTAATCCTAACCCTAATCCTAATCCTAATCCTAATCCTAATCCTAATCCTTATCTTTATGGTGGTGCAGTAAGAATAGGTAAGTTTATCTATGTCGAAAGAGCCGCAGATATAAAGTTATATGATGCTTTAAAAAGCGGAATTGTTTGCTGTGTTTTTAATGCTCGAAAGGCGGGCAAATCGAGTTTAAGAAATAATGTTATGAATCAATTAATTTCCTGTGAATATGAACATAAATGCGTAGTTGTTGACTTAAGCACAATAGGAAGTCCAGAAGATAATAAAGCAGGTGACTGGTATTTGAGTATATTATTTGACATTAATAGAACATTAGGACTTGAAAAGGAGTTTGACGTGAAACTGTGGTGGAAGCAAAACGAAAGTCTAACTAATTTATTAAAATTCTCTCTCTTTTTTGAAAAACAAGTATTATCTCGCTTTCAAAAACCAATAACAGTTTTTATAGATGAAGTTGATTTTGTGAAACAGCTACCTTTTCAAACAGATGATTTGTTTGTTTGGATCAGAGGAATTTATCAAAAAAGAAGTGAACCACAAAATAATGATAAATATAATCGTCTCAATTTTTGTTTATTAGGTGTAGCTAAAGTATCGGATTTAATCAAAAATACAGATATAACATCATTTAATCTAGGACAAGAAATTGAATTAACTGAGTTTAAACTTGATGATAATGTAAAAATGCCTGATTCATTAAAAGTTTTGATTACTCCAGAATTAGAAGCTAAAGTTGATAATCCTGAAGCTGTCTTAAAAATAGTGTTAGAGAAAACAGGAGGACAGCCCTATTTAACTCTAAAACTTTTAAATAAAATCGTTCAATCTACAACACCACACATCCATGAAGTTTCTCAGATAGAGCAAATTTTAGAATTGATAAATATATATATTACTAACAAAAACAACGATAGTTTTAAGGAGCATGATTATTTTGAACATACAGAAAAGCGTATTATGAATTATAAGCAAAAAAATAATATTAATGAATTTACAGATGAACTTACAGATGAACTAAAAACTTCTCGTCTGTTAAAATTGTATCGGCAAATTTTAGAAGGAGAAGAAATTAGATGGGATCGAAGTAATGATCAACTCGATTTACAGTTATCAGGTTTAGTATCTAATCAATATGGAAGACTTAAAACTATTTCTCCTATACATGAAGAAATATTTAATTTAGCATGGATAAATAAATGTCTAGAAAGCATTAGACCTCTTGGGTATCAAAAGAAAAAAACTGCTTGGGAAAAATCAAACTCTAATGATTCTTCCAAAAGAGACAAGTTTTATTTATTATATGGAAAGGAATTAAAAGATGCTAAACAAAAATATAAGAGATTAAGTCCAGAAGATGAAGCTTTTATTGAGAAAAGTAATAACTGCTTTAACGAGGATATAGGTGGATTAAGACATCCTAGATTTGCAATTGAACAACAAAAAGAAGTGATAATTAATAGGATGAGAGAGTTGACTAATTATGACAAGGATATATTTAATGAGTTAATTACCATTGTTAACCGTGATGATGATGATATTGATGATTTACCTATGGTTACAGAAAATAACTGGGTTGATAGCTTAAATGAGTGGGTTAATAATTTAGTAAAAACTCGTATAATTAACTACGGGTTAAAAAATATAGATATTTTAAGAAAAATTAATACAGAAATTGAAAATAAAGAAGAAGATGAGCGTTTTTCGTTGCTTGTAGTCTATGGAAGAATTTTAATAAAAGGGAAAGTAAAATTTTCTGAAGGAGATCAAGAACAAAAGCCTTTACTAGATACAGGATTAGTTAAAAAACGATATAGTGAAGATGGTTATTATATAAAAGTATCAAATCTTATTTATCAGTCTATCTTTAACGAAGGTTATATTAATGAAATGTTACCTAATAGGAGGGGATATGGTAAAAAATTAGGTATGTGGCTAATTACTCAAGATGCTCAATATCTTTTGTCAGTCGAAGAATTTAGCAATATTATTGATTCCTTAGCTGATCAGAATTTATCAGAGGATGAACATCGGTTTTTAATTGAAAGTCAACTTAATAGTATATAATTAAACTGAGGGTTAATTTACCAAAACCAGACATTGAGTAACTTAGACATAAAAAAAGCTTTTAAAATATGATTCAACAATCACAGCGATCGCCCAACCCTGAACCCAAAAAGATTCTTAGTGAAATTCTGCTAGAATTTGTTATAGAAATCCAAGAACCTCGGAAAGCGAGTAATCCTCAGATGATTGTCAAAAAAATCTTAGAATTAGTAAAACCACAATATTTTAAATGTGTTGAGATAATTTGTAATTTAATTCGTAAATCTGATGATTACATTAACGAAGGTAGGGAAGAACAAAAAATCACTAATTTAGTTGAAAATTTTGCTCAAAATTGGCAAGAAAGTGACGACAGCCAACATTTGCAAGAAATTAAAAACAAAATTATTGAGTCTCAACGTAGTCTTTCTTTGCTGAGTCTTTATAAGCAAATTATTATTAATCAAGATATACACTTAGATGGGACGAATAGTAACGACCTAGAATATCTAATTGACTTAGGCTTGGTCGTTCGGGAAGATACTGTTTTGAGAGTCTCAAATATTGTTTATGAAAAGGTATTTAATTTGAATTTTATTGAGCAAGAGTTGAACAGTCATGTTAATAAAATAGTATCAGAAAAATGGACATTTACTCTTGATTTAAGAGAGACACAGAAAGAACAAATTATTAATCTCATCACATTAAATATTCCACAGTTAGCAAAAAAAACTAACAATTTAGAAACTCTCATATCTTTAATCCTTACATCAAGTAAGCCCGATATTGCCTTATTAGAGTTATTATTAAAGTTGTTTGCTGAAACTGAAGATAAAAATTTTACTAGTGATAATGATCAAGAAAACCCAAAATCTCTGATACGCCCATATTTAATTGATAATTGGGAAACTAAGTCTAATTCTTTGTCAGTTTATTTTCAAGGAATTAAACAAAAATTAATCACTAATAATAATTGTGATGCTTTTTGGTTATTAGTTACCTATCGTTATGTTTTACAAGGGAAAGATACCCCATTTAATGCTGACCAAGAAACGCAAGAACTCTTAAATTTAAAATTAGTTTTAACTAATCAAGCTAATAAATTAACAGTGTCTAATGAGATTTATTATAAAGTAATTTTTAATGAGAACTGGGTTGGAAAACAGTTAGCACAAATCCCTAAGCCTCAGAGTCAGAATATATTAGCGTTGTTAGATAGTAATGATTTTGAGGGAGATATTACTATCCTCAAAAGCAAATTTCCCCATAATTTTAAAACTATTATTGAGGAAATTCTATCATGGACGCATGAGCATCAATCTCTAACTAAAAAAATAGTTGAGTTTGTTGGTAGTTTAGAAGTTGAGTCAGAAAATGTAAAAGACTGGTTTGAGAAAAATGTAATCTATTCTCAGAATCTTGGTGAATATCTCAGGGAAGCAGTTAATGATTTTAAAATTTTAATCAGGAGTAGAGTCGCTAAATTAGAAGGAGTCAAGGAAATCGATCAAATTAACCTTAGTTTGGTGAAATTGACTACAAAATTTAGGCAGAATCCATTGATTATCGCTAAGGCGATACTTGAGCATACCGATGGTGAGCCAGAATCAATCAAAAATCTTGTTGACTTAATTCTGCCAGATGATAGTATAATTAGGACTGAAGCCGATGGGCATAAAATCCCAGAGCTAGTTAAATCTTTAGAAAACCCTAACCTAGAGGTGGTATTAAGTATGCCAAAAATAAATATTGATCAATTGCTCAATCAAATCGTTGAAGAACAAGAAGGATTAGAGGCGATAGTTCTTATCAACTTAACCAAAAGTTTACCTCAGTATCATAATAGTGATTTAAGGTTAAACAACGAAAGGTTATTCAATGACCTTTTTCGAACTAATCGAGGTATATCAAAAGCTCTGGCAAACTTTGCATCTCTACAAAGCATTCCCAAAGCTCTTAACACTTTTGGTCAAGAAACTAATAAAGGGCAACTTGATTATGCAATATTTCTATTTAAGAATGAAGATAAAAAAAATATTGATTCAGGAGGGTTAATAGTAGTTTATTTTACTATTTTTGAAGGAGTGCCATTCGCAATTTGTTATATTGCTACAAAAGAAGCTTTTCTTGCTTCAATATTATTATCTTGTGAAGAGAGTATTGATCAGATCAGAGATGGACTAAAAGAAAAATATGAACAATATGAATAAACTGTTTTGTCTTTATTAAAAGTCTAAATAGCTGTTAACAACTTTGCGAGGATTAAAAATTATGGTCATTTTAGCAGGTGAATTTGGTGGTGAAAAAACTAAATTAGCTTTTTTTAGCCACAGATATGATGAGACTCTGAATAAAACAATACTTGTTGAGCAAACAGCATCTAAGTCTTTTGATACTATGGATTATGCTCACCAAGGACTAGAAAACATTATAGACGACTTTGTGCGAGAATTTCATGATGAAAAAGAACACATTTATTGTGCTTGTTTTGGTGTTCCAGCACAAGTTAAAGAGGGTTCTGCTACAATTAAGCGTTTAGGACAAGAAATGTCTTTGACTGAAAATGCTTGTAAGCAAAAATTGCCTTCCCGTTATCAAGTAATTCCTGTGAAACTTATTAATGATATGGTAGCTATTGGCTATGGAATGTTCTTAGGAAAAGGTGAATTGGAATTAGAACAACTTTACGAAGGAGAAAATGAAAAAGAAGCAAAATCTACGGATCGTCGTTCAATTATGCTGGTCAGCGATGGTTTAGGACAAAGTTTGTGGAAATGGGCTGAGAATGAAGAAGCATTATCCCCTACTAGCTCAGAAGGTGGACATTGCCGCTTTGCTGCTCAAACCGCTCAAGAATGGGAACTTTGTTTGTATATCAAAAAGGAGATTCAAAAAAAATTAAAAGAAAAAGGAAAGGAATCGCCTTTAGATAAAATTAAAGTGCGATTTGAAAATGTCCTCTCTCGTAAGGGTTTAGTTACCATATACACATTCTTGAGAGATACTGGAACTTATGGGGAAGAACCATCTAATTTAAGAGAAAAAATTCAGCAAAATGAGAATAATCTTGATCCTCTTGTTAAAGACATTGTTAGGGATATTATTGAAAATGCAATCCCGCTAGATACCTCAACAACTCCAAATGACTTATGTATGGCTACTCTTGAAATGTTTATTACAATTTGGGGAGAAAGAGCAGGTGATTTAGGAATAACATTTGAAGCTAAAGGAGGTGTATATATTGGCGGTATATCACTAGATATGACAAGACTAAAGGAAGGTCTTTTTGTAAAAGCTTTTCTTGAGAAAGACATAGAAAATTCTCGAAATTATGAAAACAACATAAATATTCCCCTTAAAATCTTCAAAGAAGAGGACATTGTATTGCTAGGATCAGCACGTTATATAGTTGAAGAAGTTCCTACTGGTAAATTTGCTCTTATGGCAATGGATTAACTTGAGATCGGAGTAAGGGAAAATTCAGAAACCTTGCTGAATAAGGATTTTCACGAATCCCTGACTATGTTTGGTTCGCTCTGAACCCGTTCTAAGAGAGCGTTTATCCAAAAACTTCACAACATTGAAACTCGTCTAGACTCATTTTCGTTGGCAGGACACAAAACAATTGTAGAAACATAGGGCTTTCAGCCATTGCTTATCCCGAACTGGCGTTAGATTAATATAAAAAATCTTGGTATGTGAGATACACGCACCAAGAAAAAGTGATTTTAAAAGTATCTTTTTTTACCTCTACATTTTAGTAGAGGCGTATTTTACTGCTCCAGTTAACCCTTCTAAATCTGAGACAATATGCACAGGAACTTTTGCTAGTAAAGCGGGGTTAACCCTTGCTTTCTTGTTAAAACCCCTCATAAACCCTCCGCTTTGCATCAGTTTAATATTTTTAGCAGCAATACCACCCGCAATATACAAACCACCAAAGGGTAATAAACTAACCGCCATATCTCCTGCTGCTGCACCGTAGGCTTCGGCAAAGATGTCCATTGTTTTTTGACAAAGAACATTACCTTGTTCCGCACCTGTTGCGATCGCCTGACCAATATCTTCTTGAGCTAAGAAATTACCAGCATCTTCGTTGGGGAATTGCTCACATAAAAATTTGAAAATGCTAACAATACCAGGCCCCGAAACTACTTTTTCTATATCAACTGTTCCATCAACCTGAAGATACTCTAATAATTTAGTCGCTAATGAATCGTAAGGTGCGAAATTTGCGTGGCCTCCTTCACTGGGAAAAACCTGATAACTATTACCGTCAGGAATAGCAAATGCTTTACCAAGACCAGTTCCCGCCCCAATAATTGCAATTGGAGTGTTCTTAATACATTCACCTTCTTGTAAGGTGACTAAAGATTCATTTTCTCCTAAAACGATGTTATAACCAATAGCCACGAAATCGTTAATCAAGGTTATTTTAGAAATATTCAGTTCATTTTGTAACTTTTCTCCGTCTAGTTCATCCCAAGGGAGATTAGTGATCTTGCATTTATTCTCAGAAACGAAACCAGCTACAGCAAAACAAGCTTTTTCTGGTTTAAATTCTGCACCGAGAAATTGTTGTACTAAGATTGCCAAGCCTTCATTACCACTAAGGTATGTTTCTTTTTTAATTGATGAGCCTAATTCATCATCCGTTTCCACTAGACGGAATCTAGTGTTAGTAGCACCAATGTCGCCTGCTAAAACTAACATAAACGAACTTTCTCCTTTAATTTAATTATTGAATAGTATAACAAAACGAGCATCAACTTGACGATGTAAAACAGTAGGGCAAACGCATCTAAATTCTAGACTCCTTATCTGATAAGACTTTCCGCGTTTCAGAAAAATTAACCATGATCTCGGAAACCCTTATCCAGCCTACCTTTCAAAAATAAGATGCGTTCACCCTGGGGGACTAAAATGGTCAAAAGATCACTTTAATAAATTCTGCTAGATAAATAAATCCGCAGAAACCGAAAAAAGAACTGCTAACTTTTTTGCCTGTTCCTTACTAATTTGTCGCTTACCATTAATCATTTCTGAGACAATCCCACTAGAACCAATTCCTGCCCTAACTAAATCCGCTTGAATCAAGCCCCTAGCTTCCATAAGTGTTTGAAGTATCGAAACAGGAGTAGAAGCTGAACCAGGCTGAAATCGGGCTTCTTCATATATCTCAATTAACACTTCCCACACATCCATGATTTGCTCCTCTAACTCATGGGGATTTTGCTTAAAAAAAGTGACTCGGCGATCGCCAGAGCCTGGTGATACTGCTCCTCAGTTTGAATAACGAAGGGAAGCATTGAAGTTTCTACGAGCGAGGGATTAAAAGTAAGGGTCATTTTTCCAATCCTCCTGGTCATATTCAGCGTGAGTCAAAACATACTTGATGTAAATTCTGGCTTTTTCATCGAAAAAAATGGGTCTGAAACAGGGCGAACGCATCTTATTTTTGAAAGGTAGGCTGGATAAGGGTTTCCGAGAGCATGATTGATTTTTTATGAAACGCTGAAAGTCTTATCAGATAAGGAGTCTAGAATTTAGATGCGTTTGCCCTGCCATATTGTATTTTAAGATTGCTTTTTTTGCATAGATCAAGTACAACAGTCAACAAATTCGTTTCCATAAGCATAAGCAAAAACTGTTTTTGGGCATGCACCGACATCTTCTAATCATCTCGAACGCCTA contains:
- a CDS encoding type II toxin-antitoxin system HigB family toxin; amino-acid sequence: MRSPCFRPIFFDEKARIYIKYVLTHAEYDQEDWKNDPYF
- a CDS encoding glucokinase, translating into MVILAGEFGGEKTKLAFFSHRYDETLNKTILVEQTASKSFDTMDYAHQGLENIIDDFVREFHDEKEHIYCACFGVPAQVKEGSATIKRLGQEMSLTENACKQKLPSRYQVIPVKLINDMVAIGYGMFLGKGELELEQLYEGENEKEAKSTDRRSIMLVSDGLGQSLWKWAENEEALSPTSSEGGHCRFAAQTAQEWELCLYIKKEIQKKLKEKGKESPLDKIKVRFENVLSRKGLVTIYTFLRDTGTYGEEPSNLREKIQQNENNLDPLVKDIVRDIIENAIPLDTSTTPNDLCMATLEMFITIWGERAGDLGITFEAKGGVYIGGISLDMTRLKEGLFVKAFLEKDIENSRNYENNINIPLKIFKEEDIVLLGSARYIVEEVPTGKFALMAMD
- the glk gene encoding glucokinase is translated as MLVLAGDIGATNTRFRLVETDDELGSSIKKETYLSGNEGLAILVQQFLGAEFKPEKACFAVAGFVSENKCKITNLPWDELDGEKLQNELNISKITLINDFVAIGYNIVLGENESLVTLQEGECIKNTPIAIIGAGTGLGKAFAIPDGNSYQVFPSEGGHANFAPYDSLATKLLEYLQVDGTVDIEKVVSGPGIVSIFKFLCEQFPNEDAGNFLAQEDIGQAIATGAEQGNVLCQKTMDIFAEAYGAAAGDMAVSLLPFGGLYIAGGIAAKNIKLMQSGGFMRGFNKKARVNPALLAKVPVHIVSDLEGLTGAVKYASTKM
- a CDS encoding AAA-like domain-containing protein, whose protein sequence is MTENFKAFTSVDDIIAKIYNNESKDVVGAGFLISSHYLFTCAHVVIAALKTQPKEETEIRQIEIRQTEIPKGVINLFLNQELTAEVIFWRPCSSSEIQKSRYGEDIAVLKIKEYGGSNETFHNLLSIDIIKEKLINIMGFPGGDEIGVWTEYKVASPVSGGRFQMEKTEQGKPSIVQGFSGAPVWDKDIKNIIGMVMVAKLGGEEEETHIAFAIASSTLIDTCLKFLELQDILLELDLKTVKKAYTECRQQDSDKPIPETIQEMITSFADEAKFNLPKKNKNLDLNLFIQHLIISLNQTKVIEWEKKYMVILTIDTVREINYDRMKVPNPLKDKYGYIERPDIESKCYQKIATGDFIRIKGSVGMGKTWLLKQMIEYAKNQGHFTILLDFNEPEKAVFDDLKIFYTWFCYAIGRTLGIQQSESFIPYTNYNSTPSINANTKYYFEDHLLNNRDNQPKMVLAIDNVDRLFTFPKIVNSVCNLWRGWYDAYDEKIRNNMIMLITYSTDEYPNFNINNSPLEGMGHESNLSDWEVLQVESIAQQYGLDLSVEEINQLMTLIGGHPYLVRKAIEYLHQTPTNVENLLKIATNEDSPFSSYLDQLLQNLENLPELCKIYSQITRGFSMRLNRTSKFHLKSMGLIKTPGDQILPKYSLYHDYFLKHLNQGDIVSVMSNPNPNPNPNPNPNPNPNPNPNPNPNPNPNPNPNPYLYGGAVRIGKFIYVERAADIKLYDALKSGIVCCVFNARKAGKSSLRNNVMNQLISCEYEHKCVVVDLSTIGSPEDNKAGDWYLSILFDINRTLGLEKEFDVKLWWKQNESLTNLLKFSLFFEKQVLSRFQKPITVFIDEVDFVKQLPFQTDDLFVWIRGIYQKRSEPQNNDKYNRLNFCLLGVAKVSDLIKNTDITSFNLGQEIELTEFKLDDNVKMPDSLKVLITPELEAKVDNPEAVLKIVLEKTGGQPYLTLKLLNKIVQSTTPHIHEVSQIEQILELINIYITNKNNDSFKEHDYFEHTEKRIMNYKQKNNINEFTDELTDELKTSRLLKLYRQILEGEEIRWDRSNDQLDLQLSGLVSNQYGRLKTISPIHEEIFNLAWINKCLESIRPLGYQKKKTAWEKSNSNDSSKRDKFYLLYGKELKDAKQKYKRLSPEDEAFIEKSNNCFNEDIGGLRHPRFAIEQQKEVIINRMRELTNYDKDIFNELITIVNRDDDDIDDLPMVTENNWVDSLNEWVNNLVKTRIINYGLKNIDILRKINTEIENKEEDERFSLLVVYGRILIKGKVKFSEGDQEQKPLLDTGLVKKRYSEDGYYIKVSNLIYQSIFNEGYINEMLPNRRGYGKKLGMWLITQDAQYLLSVEEFSNIIDSLADQNLSEDEHRFLIESQLNSI